From the Bacteroidia bacterium genome, one window contains:
- a CDS encoding DUF309 domain-containing protein, giving the protein MPPRKRQVEELHGLTEPRLTDAQREHFLRGIGLFNSGKHWHAHESWEAAWLLMGDDAADDAEIFIRALIQVASGVHLKRSGRYKGARNHLEKALPKLRLAPAWFMGIDVAGVRLFAEHQLRNFESTIAFTLRVRPSGA; this is encoded by the coding sequence ATGCCTCCCAGAAAGCGTCAAGTTGAAGAGCTGCACGGTCTGACCGAACCCCGGCTGACCGACGCGCAGCGTGAGCATTTTCTTCGCGGCATCGGTTTGTTCAACAGCGGGAAGCATTGGCACGCGCATGAGTCCTGGGAAGCGGCCTGGCTGCTTATGGGCGACGATGCGGCGGACGACGCGGAGATTTTTATTCGTGCGCTGATACAGGTCGCCTCCGGCGTGCATCTCAAGCGCAGCGGACGCTACAAGGGAGCGCGGAATCATCTCGAGAAAGCGCTGCCCAAACTCCGCCTGGCGCCGGCGTGGTTCATGGGCATCGATGTCGCGGGGGTGCGGTTATTTGCGGAGCATCAGCTCCGGAATTTTGAAAGCACTATCGCGTTTACCCTGCGCGTCAGGCCTTCGGGAGCGTGA
- a CDS encoding heavy metal translocating P-type ATPase: MTCASCVLRVETTLLQTPGVEKASVNLASNKAVVSVAADTDMHALEAAVRKAGYTLTIPDESARSDSTAEVFADAASADESDVRALRRDLITSGALTLPVMLISMLTMFPSVAAVWPISIDDTNRILLLLTAPVLLFPGRRFFTGFLAALRHATADMNTLVAVGTGAAFAYSSIAVLFPQWLRLHPGHGEVYFDTSATIITLILLGKYLETRAKQRASDAIRKLVGLQPATARIVRDDGDVDIPIGELSHGDVVLVRPGERIPVDGTVRTGSSSVDESMITGEPLPVEKREGDRVIGGTVNQEGSLRIEATAVGSETVLAHIIRLVDEAQGSKAPVQRLVDKVAAVFVPIVIGIAGVTGIFWMAVGAELSVALMHLVAVLIIACPCALGLATPAAIMVGVGVGADRGIVIRNAEAFERARSVNVVVLDKTGTITEGKPRVVLMRVAEGMDEANVKMLVAAAERNSEHPLARAILDHVYAPGDVRLEAESFQYEPGLGVSAFVGADSVLIGSPALMRMYGVRLPEDLDAQAGATVLHAAVNGHHAATFVLADAVRPSSVQAVAALRRQGIEVIMLTGDAEAAANGIAQEAGIERVLAGILPAGKEAEIRRLQEAGNIVAMAGDGINDAPALARADLGIAMGSGTDIAMETADMILMRGDLHGVVDALRLSKATLRKIRQNLYWAFVYNVIGIPLAASGLLSPMIAAAAMAFSSVSVLGNSLLLRVGSGARREKRTDSVG, translated from the coding sequence ATGACCTGCGCCAGCTGCGTCTTGCGTGTGGAGACGACACTGCTGCAAACGCCGGGCGTCGAGAAGGCCTCCGTCAATCTGGCATCGAATAAGGCTGTCGTCAGCGTTGCGGCGGATACGGATATGCATGCTCTCGAAGCGGCCGTACGCAAGGCCGGCTACACGCTGACCATCCCGGATGAGAGCGCGCGGAGCGACAGTACGGCCGAGGTCTTTGCCGACGCTGCCTCTGCGGACGAGAGCGACGTCCGTGCATTGCGCAGGGATTTGATAACGTCGGGAGCGCTGACATTACCCGTCATGCTCATCAGCATGCTGACCATGTTTCCGTCGGTCGCGGCGGTGTGGCCGATATCCATCGACGATACCAATCGCATTCTGTTGCTCCTCACCGCGCCGGTGCTGTTGTTTCCGGGAAGAAGATTTTTTACAGGCTTTCTTGCGGCACTGCGTCACGCCACGGCGGATATGAATACACTGGTGGCGGTTGGGACGGGAGCGGCCTTCGCGTACAGTTCGATCGCCGTCCTGTTTCCGCAGTGGCTGCGGCTGCATCCCGGACACGGCGAAGTGTATTTCGATACCAGCGCCACCATCATCACACTGATATTGCTGGGAAAATATCTCGAAACCCGCGCGAAGCAACGGGCCTCCGACGCGATCAGAAAACTCGTCGGCTTGCAACCGGCAACGGCGCGTATCGTGCGCGACGACGGCGACGTCGATATACCAATCGGTGAATTATCGCATGGGGATGTGGTGCTCGTGCGTCCCGGCGAGCGCATTCCTGTGGACGGTACCGTTCGTACGGGCAGCAGCAGCGTGGATGAATCGATGATCACCGGCGAGCCGCTGCCCGTGGAGAAGCGTGAGGGCGACCGCGTGATCGGTGGCACGGTGAATCAGGAAGGAAGTCTGCGTATCGAAGCCACGGCGGTGGGCAGTGAGACGGTGCTCGCGCATATCATCCGTCTGGTGGATGAGGCGCAGGGATCGAAGGCTCCCGTGCAACGCCTGGTGGACAAAGTCGCGGCGGTTTTTGTGCCCATCGTTATCGGCATCGCGGGAGTTACAGGGATTTTCTGGATGGCTGTCGGCGCGGAACTCTCCGTCGCACTGATGCATCTGGTCGCGGTGCTCATCATCGCCTGTCCCTGCGCACTGGGACTGGCAACCCCGGCGGCGATCATGGTAGGTGTGGGTGTCGGCGCAGACAGGGGCATAGTGATACGCAACGCCGAGGCCTTCGAGCGTGCCCGCTCGGTAAATGTGGTGGTGCTCGACAAAACCGGCACCATTACCGAAGGCAAGCCTCGTGTCGTGCTCATGCGTGTCGCGGAGGGAATGGACGAGGCCAATGTGAAAATGCTTGTGGCGGCTGCGGAGCGCAACTCCGAGCATCCTCTGGCGCGCGCGATCCTGGACCATGTGTATGCGCCGGGCGATGTGCGGCTCGAGGCGGAATCGTTTCAGTACGAACCCGGGCTGGGTGTTTCAGCCTTTGTCGGAGCAGATTCTGTGCTGATCGGCAGTCCCGCTCTGATGCGCATGTACGGCGTCCGGCTCCCGGAAGACCTGGACGCGCAGGCGGGGGCAACCGTATTGCATGCCGCGGTCAACGGACATCATGCGGCCACATTCGTGTTGGCTGACGCGGTGCGGCCAAGTTCCGTGCAAGCGGTGGCGGCGTTGCGGAGGCAGGGGATTGAGGTCATAATGCTGACCGGGGATGCAGAGGCGGCCGCAAATGGTATAGCACAAGAGGCGGGAATAGAGCGCGTCCTGGCAGGAATATTGCCGGCGGGCAAGGAAGCCGAAATTCGTCGCTTGCAGGAGGCCGGGAATATCGTCGCCATGGCGGGCGATGGTATCAACGACGCTCCCGCTCTGGCGCGTGCGGATCTGGGCATCGCCATGGGAAGCGGAACGGACATCGCCATGGAGACGGCCGACATGATACTCATGCGCGGGGATTTGCATGGTGTCGTGGACGCCCTCCGACTTTCGAAAGCGACATTGCGCAAAATTCGACAGAACCTGTACTGGGCTTTCGTGTACAACGTCATCGGCATACCGCTGGCCGCCTCCGGTCTGCTCTCGCCCATGATTGCGGCGGCCGCGATGGCGTTCAGTTCCGTGAGTGTGCTGGGGAATTCGCTGCTGCTGCGGGTCGGGAGCGGAGCGCGGAGAGAAAAAAGGACAGACTCCGTAGGATGA
- a CDS encoding cation transporter encodes MTHTTLTIGGMTCNHCVMTIRRALAALPGVDILDVTIGTASISFEEVVTPLASIIAAIEAAGYTVLAS; translated from the coding sequence ATGACACATACAACCCTGACCATCGGCGGCATGACCTGCAATCATTGCGTGATGACTATACGCAGAGCTCTGGCCGCACTCCCCGGCGTGGACATCCTCGATGTGACAATCGGGACCGCGTCCATTTCCTTCGAAGAAGTGGTGACTCCCCTGGCGAGCATAATCGCGGCAATTGAGGCCGCAGGATACACCGTTCTCGCATCGTGA
- a CDS encoding M28 family peptidase encodes MTRFRLISALLLTPLLACAQPSALEKRVHEAMRRVSAADIIRHATALAHDSLYGRGTGSKGERLAAAYIEQELRNLAIPPAGENGGYLQAIPLHGSVPLSDSRLQLAAGGVMHDFALRKDYLLYKTGAQTFIPQPLRMVFVGYGIVAPEFDYNDYQNIDVAGAIVVYLSGEPLSDDEGFFDGRRPSLHAIPEMKQRVALSRGARGSVMLPLPRESVGYTWSDWVQMFSFEDVTLPVTVPSHLSVLLNPSRAPLLFEGAAWSWRDVLELDASGRMRSFTLDTRMSFAGSFKERDFLAYNVAASIEGSDPLLRDSWVLCTAHYDHLGVGPVLAGDSIYNGMVDNALGVAATLELARLLSRPEFRPRRSILFLFVSGEEKGLLGSQYYCSHPLVPLYKTISVLNIDGIGIIDTFGDIVGIGSEFSTLQQLLRRVAVELGLTVSEIPPAFDHLDAFASSDQIAFAQAGIPAMLVMEGTEYRNLGPEEGFRRFIEWGKERYHTPFDDAEQPVDTAAVGHHTVVLLATLAALADTWEAPQWIRGTKYINARLQSIAEER; translated from the coding sequence ATGACGCGATTCCGTCTTATATCCGCCTTGCTGCTGACGCCGCTTCTCGCGTGCGCGCAACCATCCGCCCTCGAGAAGCGCGTCCACGAGGCAATGCGGCGGGTTTCCGCGGCAGACATCATCCGGCATGCGACGGCGCTCGCACACGATTCTCTGTACGGACGCGGTACAGGCAGCAAAGGTGAACGTCTTGCCGCCGCGTATATCGAGCAGGAGCTGCGGAATCTCGCCATACCCCCCGCCGGAGAAAACGGCGGCTACCTTCAGGCCATCCCTCTGCATGGCAGCGTCCCGCTCAGCGACAGCCGCTTGCAGCTCGCGGCCGGTGGCGTCATGCACGATTTCGCGCTGCGCAAGGACTATTTGCTCTACAAAACGGGCGCGCAGACGTTTATTCCCCAACCGTTGCGTATGGTATTCGTCGGATACGGCATTGTTGCTCCGGAATTCGACTACAATGATTATCAGAACATTGACGTCGCCGGAGCCATCGTCGTGTACCTGTCGGGAGAACCCTTGTCGGATGACGAAGGATTTTTTGACGGCCGACGTCCTTCCCTGCATGCCATTCCGGAAATGAAGCAGCGTGTCGCGTTGTCACGCGGCGCCCGTGGAAGCGTCATGCTCCCCTTGCCGCGCGAGAGCGTCGGCTATACCTGGTCTGATTGGGTGCAGATGTTCTCCTTCGAAGACGTCACCCTTCCCGTCACCGTACCCTCACATCTGAGCGTGCTCCTCAATCCGTCGCGGGCGCCGTTGCTGTTTGAAGGGGCCGCCTGGTCCTGGCGGGATGTGCTGGAACTCGATGCTTCGGGACGTATGCGAAGCTTCACGCTGGACACGCGTATGTCCTTTGCCGGGAGCTTCAAAGAGAGAGACTTTCTGGCGTACAATGTCGCCGCGTCTATCGAAGGCAGCGACCCGCTGCTGCGTGATTCCTGGGTGCTGTGTACGGCGCACTATGATCATCTCGGTGTCGGACCAGTACTCGCGGGCGACTCGATTTATAATGGCATGGTGGATAACGCACTGGGCGTGGCCGCGACGCTCGAACTCGCACGGCTGTTGTCCCGACCCGAATTCCGGCCGCGACGTTCTATTCTGTTTCTATTTGTCAGCGGGGAGGAGAAAGGATTGCTCGGCTCACAGTACTACTGTTCACACCCGCTCGTCCCCCTCTATAAGACGATCAGCGTTCTGAACATTGACGGAATCGGAATCATCGACACATTCGGCGACATAGTCGGCATCGGCAGCGAATTTTCCACGCTGCAGCAATTGCTGCGGCGCGTTGCCGTCGAGCTTGGACTCACCGTGTCGGAAATCCCGCCGGCGTTCGATCACCTGGATGCGTTCGCCAGTTCCGACCAGATCGCCTTCGCGCAGGCGGGTATTCCTGCCATGCTCGTCATGGAGGGTACGGAGTATCGGAATCTCGGACCGGAAGAGGGATTCCGCCGTTTCATCGAATGGGGCAAGGAGCGGTATCATACACCCTTCGACGACGCGGAGCAGCCTGTCGATACCGCCGCTGTAGGACATCACACCGTCGTACTGCTGGCCACTCTCGCGGCGCTTGCAGACACCTGGGAGGCGCCGCAATGGATACGCGGCACCAAATACATCAACGCGCGTCTTCAATCCATCGCGGAGGAACGATGA
- a CDS encoding PstS family phosphate ABC transporter substrate-binding protein encodes MTKSTPPLPRFRRTLVAAIILAFFLGGCGSGSDTTTDTRSSVRIKGSDTMLLLTTRWAEDFMRVHPRIAVYADGGGTETGIEALIEGETDLCAASRTLRAEEVRRLLQKRGSLGISVLTAKDALSVYLHPDNPVGSLTIEQITGLFTGEIRNWRTVGGADLPVTVISRPPNSGTFLFFEEHVLQGRPYSRDAETVASTDAVIRRVRELPGAIGYGGLPFGEDLRHVAVDGIKPTADNVRNGSYPISRYLYLYASRPLEGELKLFVDWVLSNAGQTVVRNVGYIPLWEVPSDGK; translated from the coding sequence ATGACGAAAAGCACTCCACCTCTTCCTCGCTTCAGGCGGACACTCGTCGCTGCTATCATCCTCGCGTTCTTCCTTGGCGGCTGCGGCAGCGGGAGCGATACGACAACGGACACCCGATCCTCCGTGCGCATCAAGGGTTCCGATACCATGCTCCTGCTCACCACCCGTTGGGCCGAGGATTTCATGCGCGTCCATCCGCGGATCGCCGTCTACGCCGACGGCGGCGGAACGGAAACTGGTATTGAAGCGCTGATCGAAGGCGAAACCGACCTCTGCGCCGCTTCACGCACGCTGCGCGCGGAGGAAGTACGCCGCCTCTTGCAGAAGCGCGGTTCGCTCGGTATCAGCGTCCTCACCGCGAAGGACGCACTCAGTGTGTATCTTCACCCGGATAATCCTGTCGGTAGTCTTACGATAGAACAAATCACCGGCTTGTTCACGGGGGAAATCCGAAACTGGCGCACCGTCGGCGGCGCCGATCTGCCGGTGACCGTCATAAGCCGTCCCCCGAATTCAGGGACATTCCTCTTTTTTGAGGAGCATGTACTGCAGGGCAGGCCGTACAGCCGCGACGCCGAAACCGTTGCCAGTACGGATGCGGTGATACGGCGCGTGCGCGAGCTGCCCGGCGCTATCGGCTATGGCGGCCTCCCTTTCGGCGAGGATCTCCGCCACGTGGCCGTCGACGGCATCAAACCCACGGCTGACAATGTGCGGAATGGATCCTATCCCATCTCCCGTTACCTTTATCTCTACGCCTCCCGTCCCCTCGAAGGCGAACTGAAGCTCTTCGTGGACTGGGTACTCAGCAACGCCGGACAAACCGTCGTCCGCAATGTGGGGTATATTCCGCTGTGGGAGGTTCCCTCGGACGGGAAGTGA